A genomic region of Sphingobium sp. HWE2-09 contains the following coding sequences:
- a CDS encoding queuosine precursor transporter: MGDGAVNRVDAGALGARPLRYYDFFMAAFVAILLLSNLIGAAKLSTLGGFTFGAGILFFPLGYVIGDVLTEVYGYARARRCVWAGFGAMLFMALMSWVVVALPPADGWPDQKAYEAVFGSTWRIVFASLIAFWAGELANSFVLAKMKLLTQGRHLWMRTIGSTIVGQGVDSLLFYPLAFYADWSNTQVLTVMVTNWAMKVGWEAVLTPVTYIVVNGLKRREGLDVYDDGTNFTPFRTRL; encoded by the coding sequence ATGGGCGACGGGGCGGTCAACAGGGTGGATGCAGGCGCGCTGGGTGCGCGGCCCTTGCGCTATTATGATTTCTTCATGGCGGCCTTCGTCGCCATCCTGCTGCTGTCCAACCTGATCGGCGCGGCCAAGCTGTCGACCTTGGGCGGTTTCACTTTCGGCGCGGGCATCCTCTTCTTCCCGTTGGGCTATGTCATCGGCGACGTGCTGACCGAAGTCTATGGCTATGCCCGCGCGCGCCGCTGCGTCTGGGCCGGGTTCGGCGCGATGCTGTTCATGGCATTGATGAGCTGGGTGGTGGTCGCCCTGCCGCCCGCGGACGGATGGCCCGACCAGAAAGCCTATGAAGCCGTGTTCGGCAGCACATGGCGCATCGTCTTCGCTTCCCTGATCGCCTTCTGGGCCGGGGAACTGGCCAACAGCTTCGTCCTCGCCAAGATGAAGCTGCTGACGCAGGGGCGGCATTTGTGGATGCGCACCATCGGCTCGACCATCGTTGGCCAGGGGGTGGACAGCCTGCTCTTCTACCCGCTCGCCTTTTATGCCGACTGGAGCAATACGCAGGTGCTGACCGTGATGGTCACCAACTGGGCGATGAAGGTCGGCTGGGAAGCGGTGCTGACCCCGGTCACCTACATTGTCGTCAACGGCCTCAAGCGCCGCGAAGGGCTGGACGTCTATGACGATGGCACCAATTTCACGCCCTTCCGCACGCGGCTCTGA
- the fsa gene encoding fructose-6-phosphate aldolase: MKFFVDTADTADIRDLAATGLLDGVTTNPSLIAKSGRKFLEVVEEICGIVDGPVSAEVVALDHETMMKEAEILRKIADNVCIKVPLTIDGLKTCKALTDDGSLVNVTLCFSANQALLAAKAGASFISPFVGRHDDNGFDGMALIQDIRLIYDNYGFDTEILVASVRHPIHVLESARIGADVMTAPPAVIRMLSKHVLTDKGLEGFAADWAKTGQTIL, translated from the coding sequence GTGAAATTCTTCGTCGACACCGCCGACACCGCCGACATCCGCGATCTGGCCGCCACCGGCCTGCTGGACGGCGTCACCACCAACCCCTCGCTGATCGCCAAATCGGGCCGCAAATTCCTGGAAGTGGTCGAGGAAATCTGCGGCATTGTGGACGGTCCCGTCTCTGCCGAAGTCGTCGCGCTCGACCATGAAACGATGATGAAGGAAGCCGAAATCCTGCGCAAGATCGCGGACAATGTCTGCATCAAGGTGCCCTTGACGATCGATGGCCTCAAGACCTGCAAGGCGCTGACCGACGATGGTTCGCTGGTCAATGTAACGCTCTGCTTCTCCGCCAACCAGGCGCTGCTGGCCGCCAAGGCCGGCGCGTCCTTCATTTCGCCCTTCGTCGGTCGTCACGATGATAACGGCTTTGACGGCATGGCGCTGATCCAGGATATCCGCCTGATCTACGACAATTACGGCTTCGACACCGAAATCCTGGTCGCCAGCGTCCGCCACCCCATCCATGTGCTGGAAAGCGCCCGCATCGGCGCCGATGTGATGACCGCACCCCCCGCCGTCATCCGCATGCTGTCCAAGCACGTCCTGACCGACAAGGGGCTGGAAGGCTTCGCCGCTGACTGGGCCAAGACCGGCCAGACGATCCTCTAA